One Coprobacter fastidiosus genomic window, GATGAATGCGGATTGGATACCGGTCTTTAAGTCATGGAGGCTTAATGAGAAGCATTATGGTGCTCTCCAAGGCTTGAATAAAAGTGAGACTGCTGCTCGTTATGGGAATGAACAGGTGCATATATGGCGTCGAAGTTATGATGTAGCACCGATGCCGTTAAAGGATAGTGATCCTGAGAGTCCGATCAATGATGTGAGATATTCTCATGTTCCTCTTTGCGATTTGCCGCGAACGGAATCTTTGAAAGATGCTATAATGAGGGTTATTCCCTATTGGGAATGCGAAATATTTCCTCGTTTGACAGTTGTTGATAACATTCTGGTCGTTGCCCATGGAAATAGTTTAAGAGGTATTGTTAAATATTTGAAAGGTATATCGGATACGGATATTGCGAATTTAAATATTCCAACGGCTATGCCTTATGTATTTGAGTTTGACGAGTCTTTAAATTTTGTTCGCGATTATTATTTAGGTGATCCGGAAAAAATCAAACAAATGCAAGATGCGGTTGCAAATCAAGGTATTGCAAAAAAATAAATTAAGAACAGATACTTATGACAGAGATGAAAAAGAAAGAGGGTTTAAGTCGTCTTTTCCAAATTGCGGGTCAGCGGAAAGGGTTGTTAATCTTATCCGGAGTATTGTCTGCCGGTAGTGCTCTTTGTATGTTGACTCCTTATTGGGCGGTGTATGAAGTTCTGAATGAACTTTTGGTAAATGCGGGAGATCTTGATATGGTAAATGGTTCGTTTCTCATACATTGGGGTTGGACCGCTTTTGCCGGGTTGGTTTTCGGGTTGTTGCTGCTTTATGTTGCACTTATGGCTTCGCATGTCGCTGCTTTCCGTATATTATACGGATTACGTGTGAGATTGTCTGAACATATAGGACGGTTATCTTTAGGTTTTTTGAACGGATCTTCTACGGGAGCAATAAAAAAAACGATGGAACAGAATATCGAAAAGATAGAGACCTTTATCGCGCATACTATACCTGATTTGGTGAATGTGGTGGCTACCGAAATATTTATGTTCATTATCTTTTTTTCGCTTAACGGATGGTTTGCTGCTGTTTGTCTGGCATGCATAATAATGAGTATAGGTTTGCAATATGTTAATTTTATGGGGAAGAAAGCTCGTGAGTTTACTGCGACTTATTTCGATACACAAGAGAGAATGAGTGCTTCGGCGGTGCAATATGTCCGGGGTATGCCTGTTGTGAAAATATTCGGACAAAGTGTGCATTCTTTCCGTCAATTTCATAAAGAAATATTGGGATATAAAAAGTGGGCATTAAAAGTTTGTGATACTTATGAACGAGGTTTTGTTTTGTTTACAGTATTGCTTAATTCTATTGTTACGCTTGTTCTTCCTGTAGGTTTATTACTGATGCAGGGAAATTCTGGAAATCTGGCGTTGGCTGCTGTATGGCTTTTTTTTATTGTGATGGGTCCTGGAGTTACGTCTCCTGTTTATAAACTGATGTTTTTAGGTGGCGGAACAAGGGAAATCGATGAGGGGGTGAAACGTATCGACCGGATATTTGACGAAAATCCGATTCCAGAGCCGGTTGTTGCAAAAAATCCTGTTTCTTATGATATTGAGTTTGATCATGTCGGTTTTTCTTATGAGAATCGTGAGCAAGCAACACGTACAGAGGCTTTACGTGATGTATCGTTTGTTGCGCGGCAAGGAGAGATTACAGCATTGGTAGGTCCGTCAGGTTCTGGTAAAAGTACGGTTGCAAGCCTGATACCCCGTTTCTGGGATGTAGCGGAAGGAAATATCCGAATCGGAGGTGTGGATGTGAGAGATATTGCGAATGAACGATTAATGAATCTTGTTTCTTTTGTTTTTCAAGATACGTTTCTTTTTTATGATACATTATATGAAAACATTGCAGTAGGTTGTCCTGGTGCAACACGTCAGCAGGTAGAAGATGCTGCTCGAGCTGCTCAGTGCCACGATTTTATTATGAATCTCCCGAATGGCTATGAAACTCGTATAGGAGATAAAGGCGTGTATCTTTCAGGAGGTGAATCTCAACGCATTTGTGTGGCACGTGCAATTCTGAAAAATGCTCCTATCCTTGTTCTGGATGAGGCAACAGCTTTTGCAGACCCAGAAAATGAGTATAAGATGCAACGGGCACTGCAGCATCTTATTAAGGATAAAACCGTAATTGTAATTGCTCATCGCTTGTCTTCTATTATTTCGGCACAACAAATCGTCGTTTTGAAAGAGGGTAAAGTAGTGCAAATCGGTACGCATAAGGAGCTCACCTCAATGTCCGGTGTTTACCGGCAAATGTGGGATGCTTATACCGATGCTTTTCGTTGGGAACTCAATGTCGGAAATAAATAATTAGGGGGTAGTATTTATGTTTAAACAGAGTTTTATTAATAAGATTCTCCAAAATACAAGAAAACCGGAAGGCTTTTGGGGACGGATTATTTTACGAGGGATGAATAAAGGACATGCACCGCTGGCCAAATGGGGTATGTCTTATTTAAAATGGTCTCCCGAATGGTCTTTATTGGATGTCGGTTGTGGAGGTGGAGCTAATCTTGCAGAGATGTCGATACGTTGTCCTGAAGGGAGTGTTTATGGTATTGACATTAGTGAAGAAAGTGTGAAATTTGCTCGGAAAAAGAACCGGGATTTGCTCGGAAAACGATGCTTTATAGAGCAGGGAAGTGTAGAAAAGCTTCCGTACGAGAATGAAATGTTCAATGTAGTTACAGCATTTGAAACGATTTATTTCTGGAATGACCTTTTGCAGTCATTTACTGAAATAGCTCGTGTACTAAAGAAAGGTGGAATTTTCTTGATTTGCTGTGAAATGAGTGATCCGTCTAATACAATATGGACGAGTCGGATAGACGGGATGACAATACATCCGGTAAGAGAACTTCGTTCTTTACTTTCCCGATCGGGTTTTACGGATATTTCTGTATATAAACGTCGGAAAGAAGATTTGTGTATTATTGCTCAAAAATAACTTTATAAAAGAATTATGAATGCGATACAAAATATAACTGTCGGGCAACCGGAACGTTTAAAGAAACCTGTTGGTTATACGATCCTTGCCAATTTAGTAAACATTATTCCTTTTTGTCTGTCTATTGAAGCTATAAATATTATATTTCATGCCTTTGACGGAAGCGGAACTTCTCTTGATATTTCTCGTTTGTGGACATTGTTCTTTATTCTTGTTGCTTATGTTTTCATAATGATAGTTGCTGAGAGGGCTTCATATCGTGCCAATTTTCGCGGAGCTTATACCATGAGTGCCGATGGGCGTATTGCCTTGGCTGAGCATTTGCGCAAATTATCGTTAGGGTTTCTTTCTCGTCGTGATCCGGGAGATATTTCTTCTATGATGATTACCGACTTTACTATGGCAGAGACGGGGATTTCACATCATTTACCTCAATTAATGGGTGCTTTAGTAATGCCTGTGTTGGCTTTTTTGTCATTGTTATGGATAGATTGGCAGATGTCTTTGGCTATGTTTATCGCGTTGCCTTTTGCTATATTGGTACTTTGGGTAAGTACTGGGGTTCAACGACGTTTGAGCGGACGGCAAATAGAGGCGAAAATCAATGCTGGAAATCGATTGGAAGAGTATTTGCAAGGTATTAGAGTAATGAAAGCATATAATTTGTTGGGAGAACGTTTTACTCGTTTACGTGATGCTTTTGCCGATTTACGTCGAGCTTGTATTCGGCAAGAGGCGTTACTCGGGCCTTTTGTATTGTTATCGGTTACGTTGATACGTTCTGGGTTGACATTGATGATTCTTGGTGGTGCTTATTTACTTATAGGAGGAGATTTGTCATTAGCGACATTTGTTCTTTTTCTTGTTGTCGGTTCTAGGGTGTTTGATCCTCTTACGTCTGCATTGACTAATTTTGCAGAATTTCGCTATTTCTCTATCGCAGGAGGCCGTATACTTGACTTGATGCGAGAACCGGAAATGAAAGGTAAAGATATTGCTCCTGAAGGAGGAGATATTGAATTCCGGAATGTTTCTTTTGCATATCAGGATAAAGAGGTATTGCACGGTATCGATCTTATATTGAAAAAAGGAGCTCTTACGGCTCTTGTCGGACCATCGGGGAGTGGAAAAAGTACGCTAATGAAATTGTGTGCACGGTTCTATGATCCTACATCGGGACGGGTTTTAATGAATGGGTCGGATCTTTCTTCTCTTGATCCTGAATCATTGATGCGCCATGTTTCTATGGTATTTCAGGATGTATATCTTTTTCAGGATTCGATTCGTAATAATATCCGTTTCGGTAAAGACGATGCCACGGATGAGGAAGTTATCGAAGCTGCTCGGGCTGCTCAGTGTCATGATTTTATTATGCGGTTGCCTAAAGGTTATGATACGATGGTCGGAGAGGGAGGATGTACCCTTTCCGGAGGGGAGAAGCAGCGGCTAAGTATCGCCCGGGCGATGCTGAAAGATGCTCAGATTGTTCTTCTTGATGAGGCGACAGCTTCTCTTGATCCTGAAAATGAGGTGGAAGTACAACGGGCTATTACGAAGTTGATAACCGGACGTACGGTTATTGTCATAGCTCATCGTCTTAAAACAATTCGAAATGCCGATAAGATTGTTGTTTTAGACGATGGTCGGATTGTGGAGCAAGGTACTCATGAGGAACTTCTGAAAAATGATCGGTTATATGCCCGTTTATGGAATATTCAAATGAAAACTTCTGGTTGGAAATTGTAGAATTCTATAATTATTTTTCTTTTGAGAGAAAATATAAGATATATATGTTGTATTTCTCTT contains:
- the gpmA gene encoding 2,3-diphosphoglycerate-dependent phosphoglycerate mutase encodes the protein MKKIVLLRHGESLWNKENRFTGWTDVDLSDKGVEEGYEAGNLLKEAGISFQMAYASYLKRAVKTLNCVLDRMNADWIPVFKSWRLNEKHYGALQGLNKSETAARYGNEQVHIWRRSYDVAPMPLKDSDPESPINDVRYSHVPLCDLPRTESLKDAIMRVIPYWECEIFPRLTVVDNILVVAHGNSLRGIVKYLKGISDTDIANLNIPTAMPYVFEFDESLNFVRDYYLGDPEKIKQMQDAVANQGIAKK
- a CDS encoding ABC transporter ATP-binding protein; this translates as MTEMKKKEGLSRLFQIAGQRKGLLILSGVLSAGSALCMLTPYWAVYEVLNELLVNAGDLDMVNGSFLIHWGWTAFAGLVFGLLLLYVALMASHVAAFRILYGLRVRLSEHIGRLSLGFLNGSSTGAIKKTMEQNIEKIETFIAHTIPDLVNVVATEIFMFIIFFSLNGWFAAVCLACIIMSIGLQYVNFMGKKAREFTATYFDTQERMSASAVQYVRGMPVVKIFGQSVHSFRQFHKEILGYKKWALKVCDTYERGFVLFTVLLNSIVTLVLPVGLLLMQGNSGNLALAAVWLFFIVMGPGVTSPVYKLMFLGGGTREIDEGVKRIDRIFDENPIPEPVVAKNPVSYDIEFDHVGFSYENREQATRTEALRDVSFVARQGEITALVGPSGSGKSTVASLIPRFWDVAEGNIRIGGVDVRDIANERLMNLVSFVFQDTFLFYDTLYENIAVGCPGATRQQVEDAARAAQCHDFIMNLPNGYETRIGDKGVYLSGGESQRICVARAILKNAPILVLDEATAFADPENEYKMQRALQHLIKDKTVIVIAHRLSSIISAQQIVVLKEGKVVQIGTHKELTSMSGVYRQMWDAYTDAFRWELNVGNK
- a CDS encoding class I SAM-dependent methyltransferase, giving the protein MFKQSFINKILQNTRKPEGFWGRIILRGMNKGHAPLAKWGMSYLKWSPEWSLLDVGCGGGANLAEMSIRCPEGSVYGIDISEESVKFARKKNRDLLGKRCFIEQGSVEKLPYENEMFNVVTAFETIYFWNDLLQSFTEIARVLKKGGIFLICCEMSDPSNTIWTSRIDGMTIHPVRELRSLLSRSGFTDISVYKRRKEDLCIIAQK
- a CDS encoding ABC transporter ATP-binding protein, with protein sequence MNAIQNITVGQPERLKKPVGYTILANLVNIIPFCLSIEAINIIFHAFDGSGTSLDISRLWTLFFILVAYVFIMIVAERASYRANFRGAYTMSADGRIALAEHLRKLSLGFLSRRDPGDISSMMITDFTMAETGISHHLPQLMGALVMPVLAFLSLLWIDWQMSLAMFIALPFAILVLWVSTGVQRRLSGRQIEAKINAGNRLEEYLQGIRVMKAYNLLGERFTRLRDAFADLRRACIRQEALLGPFVLLSVTLIRSGLTLMILGGAYLLIGGDLSLATFVLFLVVGSRVFDPLTSALTNFAEFRYFSIAGGRILDLMREPEMKGKDIAPEGGDIEFRNVSFAYQDKEVLHGIDLILKKGALTALVGPSGSGKSTLMKLCARFYDPTSGRVLMNGSDLSSLDPESLMRHVSMVFQDVYLFQDSIRNNIRFGKDDATDEEVIEAARAAQCHDFIMRLPKGYDTMVGEGGCTLSGGEKQRLSIARAMLKDAQIVLLDEATASLDPENEVEVQRAITKLITGRTVIVIAHRLKTIRNADKIVVLDDGRIVEQGTHEELLKNDRLYARLWNIQMKTSGWKL